The following coding sequences lie in one Xylocopa sonorina isolate GNS202 chromosome 7, iyXylSono1_principal, whole genome shotgun sequence genomic window:
- the LOC143425328 gene encoding uncharacterized protein LOC143425328 isoform X2: MTKNTLWAMVWTASLFTGLSLAQTSQLCPSHEDISPCSCTLKKSGLDIVCEYTNLAHISKAMGLLKGRTNTVIFYLRLRHNSLPKLQPFVFLGLDIRHLTIHNSSLAKLEESSLSSIGTGLTQLDLSQNALLSVPSSALKDLQHLLILNLNRNKIKAIHKKAFEGLDTLEILSLYENEISTIEEEAFTGLHNRKLRRLNLGGNELTKVPTQALRSLDMLKKLEMQENRIVSIQEGDFEGLKNLDSLGMAHNQLREVPARVFSHLTQLNSLELDGNQITHVDPDAFIGLEENLQYLRLADNNLHSVPSDALRRLHRLRYLDLKANNITALLDDAFTGYGDSITFLNLQKNLIKKLPAVVFENLNSLESLNLQNNKLTEIPEEVIENVVDTLRHIDITAEVPLERGNGSNYEQGGMLLIKRHHYWRQRGTLL, translated from the exons ATGACGAAGAACACGCTATGGGCGATGGTATGGACTGCGAGTCTGTTCACGGGTCTGAGCCTGGCGCAAACGTCGCAGCTGTGCCCCTCGCACGAGGACATCTCCCCCTGTTCCTGCACGCTGAAGAAATCCGGCCTGGACATCGTATGCGAGTACACGAACCTGGCCCACATCTCGAAGGCGATGGGCTTGCTCAAAGGGAGGACGAACACGGTGATATTCTATTTGAGGCTGAGGCACAACAGCCTGCCAAAATTGCAGCCGTTCGTCTTCTTGGGCCTGGACATCCGCCATTTGACCATCCACAACAGCAGCCTGGCGAAGCTCGAGGAGTCGTCGCTCAGCTCCATCG GTACTGGGCTGACGCAACTGGACCTGTCGCAGAACGCTTTGCTCTCGGTGCCGTCTAGCGCTCTGAAGGACCTCCAGCATCTGCTCATCCTGAACCTGAATCGCAACAAGATCAAAGCCATCCACAAGAAAGCGTTCGAGGGTCTGGACACTCTCGAGATCCTCTCCCTCTACGAGAACGAGATCTCCACCATAGAGGAGGAGGCGTTCACTGGGCTGCACAA TCGAAAGCTGAGAAGATTGAATCTGGGTGGGAACGAATTGACCAAAGTGCCGACGCAAGCGCTGCGCAGCCTGGACATGCTGAAGAAGTTGGAGATGCAGGAGAATAGGATCGTCAGCATTCAGGAGGGCGACTTTGAAG GTCTGAAGAACTTGGACTCGCTGGGCATGGCGCACAATCAGCTGCGCGAGGTCCCAGCCCGCGTCTTCTCCCACTTGACGCAGTTGAACTCCTTGGAGCTGGACGGGAATCAGATTACCCACGTGGACCCGGACGCGTTCATCGGTCTCGAGG AGAATCTGCAGTATCTGCGGCTAGCCGATAATAACTTGCACTCGGTGCCGAGCGACGCGCTGCGCCGTCTACATCGGTTACGCTACCTGGATTTAAAGGCCAACAACATCACGGCGCTGCTGGACGACGCGTTCACCGGATACGGGGACTCCATTACGTTCCTGAACCTTCAGAAGAACTT AATTAAAAAGCTGCCCGCAGTGGTGTTCGAAAATTTGAACTCCTTGGAGTCGCTGAACCTGCAGAACAACAAGCTGACGGAGATACCGGAGGAGGTGATCGAGAACGTCGTGGATACTCTCCGACACATCGACATCACGG CCGAGGTGCCACTCGAGCGTGGAAATGGTAGCAATTACGAACAGGGGGGAATGTTACTCATTAAGAGGCATCATTATTGGCGACAGAGAGGAACGCTTCTTTAA
- the LOC143425649 gene encoding uncharacterized protein LOC143425649 — translation MTRFARAKGSKASNERTPNDATPWHIMKQQLVENLSAKQESSKKTKSAKELLGNEQNTVSNNNNEDVQDSWAEFPNNSNTEINAGTKKIKKKRKIQLNEVQEDQDQESKEKSSVKRNINTVNDCTTEVKSKKHKRIKNHHNVTNNNEVEEHQNSECNKSDVIIDKFNKKRKKDKHNMLENKEAESNPSNSIEEVQNKSTIFSKRQKRNMKKRKTINENVSNTAENNNVDIQYNKDNNGEHKGDNQGTRKFNNNFVNRSRNFEYISNKSDIKKFDNQKKKRKPPKIRDDKEHKRRKPDTGSSKIMINGMEIEIVKFDGFPVKKEDADRLSDLKQKMIMKGIPQNEINAAMKLERRKAEKALARIKKCVCFHCRKAGHNLSDCPELGSEQAATGICFKCGSTEHTHFECKVNKPTEFRYATCFICREQGHIAKQCPDNPKGIYPQGGACKICGDVTHLKKDCPDLIKEKEESTVTVNTIATGDLEALEESTNDTNEKRDKKTRKIVKF, via the exons ATGACTCGATTTGCAAGAGCTAAAGGCTCAAAGGCCTCGAACGAAAGAACGCCTAATGATGCTACACCATGGCATATAATGAAACAACAATTAGTAGAAAATTTATCTGCGAAACAGGAATCTTCTAAAAAAACTAAATCTGCTAAGGAATTATTAGGAAACGAGCAAAATACAGTTTCTAACAATAACAATGAAGATGTTCAGGATTCATGGGCAGAATTTCCAAATAATTCTAATACAGAAATTAATGCTGGAACAAAGAAGATAAAGAAAAAACGAAAAATACAACTGAACGAAGTACAAGAGGATCAAGATCAAGAATCAAAGGAAAAATCATCTGTAAAGCGGAATATAAACACAGTTAATGATTGTACAACAGAAGTAAAAAGTAAGAAACATAAAAGGATTAAAAATCATCATAATGTAACAAACAATAATGAAGTAGAAGAACATCAAAATAGCGAATGTAATAAATCAGATGTAATTATTGATAAATTTaataagaaaagaaagaaagataaGCACAATATGCTAGAAAATAAGGAAGCAGAAAGTAATCCTTCAAATAGCATTGAAGAGGTACAGAATAAAAGCACCATATTTTCTAAACGGCAGAAACGTaacatgaaaaaaagaaaaactatcAATGAAAATGTATCTAATACTGCGGAGAATAATAATGTTGATATACAATATAATAAAGACAATAATGGTGAACATAAGGGTGATAATCAAGGGACAAggaaatttaataataattttgtaaATAGATCAAGAAATTTTGAATATATTTCTAACAAATCTGATATTAAAAAGTTTGACAAccagaaaaagaaaaggaaaccaCCTAAAATTCGAGATGATAAAGAACATAAAAGAAGAAAACCAGACACGGGGTCATCAAAGATAATGATCAATGGTATGGAAATAGAAATTGTAAAATTTGATGGTTTTCCAGTAAAAAAGGAGGATGCAGATAGACTAAGTGATTTAAAACAAAAAATGATTATGAAAG GTATTCCACAAAACGAAATAAATGCAGCAATGAAATTGGAAAGGAGGAAAGCTGAAAAAGCACTAGCAAGAATTAAAAAATGTGTCTGTTTTCACTGTCGTAAAGCTGGACACAACTTATCTGATTGTCCTGAGCTTGGATCAGAACAGGCTGCTACTGGAATATGTTTTAAATGTGGATCTACGGAACACACTCATTTCGAGTGCAAAGTAAATAAGCCGACGGAATTCAGATACGCAACTTGTTTCATTTGTCGTGAACAAGGACATATCGCTAAGCAGTGCCCGGACAATCCGAAAGGAATCTATCCTCAAGGCGGTGCTTGTAAAATTTGTGGAGATGTTACGCATTTGAAGAAAGATTGTCCAGATTTgattaaagaaaaagaagaaagtacTGTTACAGTAAATACAATTGCAACCGGTGATTTAGAAGCCTTGGAGGAGAGTACGAATGATACGAATGAAAAACGGGATAAAAAGACGAGGAAAATagttaaattttaa
- the LOC143425328 gene encoding uncharacterized protein LOC143425328 isoform X1 codes for MTKNTLWAMVWTASLFTGLSLAQTSQLCPSHEDISPCSCTLKKSGLDIVCEYTNLAHISKAMGLLKGRTNTVIFYLRLRHNSLPKLQPFVFLGLDIRHLTIHNSSLAKLEESSLSSIGTGLTQLDLSQNALLSVPSSALKDLQHLLILNLNRNKIKAIHKKAFEGLDTLEILSLYENEISTIEEEAFTGLHNRKLRRLNLGGNELTKVPTQALRSLDMLKKLEMQENRIVSIQEGDFEGLKNLDSLGMAHNQLREVPARVFSHLTQLNSLELDGNQITHVDPDAFIGLEENLQYLRLADNNLHSVPSDALRRLHRLRYLDLKANNITALLDDAFTGYGDSITFLNLQKNLIKKLPAVVFENLNSLESLNLQNNKLTEIPEEVIENVVDTLRHIDITDNPLICTCELRWYSAWLGNLRDKDDERMSRKRTVCMMTSEHREYSVQNIPLERMGCVGKNAGRTSSAVGCRVYVEAMLQLLTAVVAVL; via the exons ATGACGAAGAACACGCTATGGGCGATGGTATGGACTGCGAGTCTGTTCACGGGTCTGAGCCTGGCGCAAACGTCGCAGCTGTGCCCCTCGCACGAGGACATCTCCCCCTGTTCCTGCACGCTGAAGAAATCCGGCCTGGACATCGTATGCGAGTACACGAACCTGGCCCACATCTCGAAGGCGATGGGCTTGCTCAAAGGGAGGACGAACACGGTGATATTCTATTTGAGGCTGAGGCACAACAGCCTGCCAAAATTGCAGCCGTTCGTCTTCTTGGGCCTGGACATCCGCCATTTGACCATCCACAACAGCAGCCTGGCGAAGCTCGAGGAGTCGTCGCTCAGCTCCATCG GTACTGGGCTGACGCAACTGGACCTGTCGCAGAACGCTTTGCTCTCGGTGCCGTCTAGCGCTCTGAAGGACCTCCAGCATCTGCTCATCCTGAACCTGAATCGCAACAAGATCAAAGCCATCCACAAGAAAGCGTTCGAGGGTCTGGACACTCTCGAGATCCTCTCCCTCTACGAGAACGAGATCTCCACCATAGAGGAGGAGGCGTTCACTGGGCTGCACAA TCGAAAGCTGAGAAGATTGAATCTGGGTGGGAACGAATTGACCAAAGTGCCGACGCAAGCGCTGCGCAGCCTGGACATGCTGAAGAAGTTGGAGATGCAGGAGAATAGGATCGTCAGCATTCAGGAGGGCGACTTTGAAG GTCTGAAGAACTTGGACTCGCTGGGCATGGCGCACAATCAGCTGCGCGAGGTCCCAGCCCGCGTCTTCTCCCACTTGACGCAGTTGAACTCCTTGGAGCTGGACGGGAATCAGATTACCCACGTGGACCCGGACGCGTTCATCGGTCTCGAGG AGAATCTGCAGTATCTGCGGCTAGCCGATAATAACTTGCACTCGGTGCCGAGCGACGCGCTGCGCCGTCTACATCGGTTACGCTACCTGGATTTAAAGGCCAACAACATCACGGCGCTGCTGGACGACGCGTTCACCGGATACGGGGACTCCATTACGTTCCTGAACCTTCAGAAGAACTT AATTAAAAAGCTGCCCGCAGTGGTGTTCGAAAATTTGAACTCCTTGGAGTCGCTGAACCTGCAGAACAACAAGCTGACGGAGATACCGGAGGAGGTGATCGAGAACGTCGTGGATACTCTCCGACACATCGACATCACGG ACAATCCCTTGATCTGCACCTGCGAGCTGCGATGGTACTCCGCCTGGCTGGGGAACCTGCGCGACAAGGACGACGAGAGGATGTCGCGGAAGCGCACGGTGTGCATGATGACCAGCGAGCACCGGGAGTACTCCGTTCAGAACATACCGCTGGAAAGAATGGGCTGCGTGGGGAAGAACGCCGGAAGGACCTCGTCGGCCGTTGGCTGCCGCGTTTACGTCGAGGCGATGCTGCAATTGTTAACCGCCGTGGTGGCCGTGCTCTAA